ATTCTCTTCCAGAGGGGAGGCATCAGCCTGCGATGCATTCTGGACAATCACACTGTGGATTCGATTGCTAATAGAAGATGACTATAATTCTACAActgtccccacagcagtgccacagaacacacacactctgctgcaAATTAATCACACTACAAGGGACTATCAGCACACTTCTCTGTCCCCCTGCTGTCTCACAGTTGCAGGCCATCTGTAAATCTGGTGACCTATGGGGATGGCGTGCAGGGAGCAGTTATCTAGGTGCCTTAGCAGCTAAGTTAAGCCTTTAAGGTCCAATTCTCATTTatgctaaggcccctttacaccactctggcaatgtaaaggggccttaaagtgaatGTAAATTAATTTTATGCCTCCCCTAAGACCACTTTGTACTGACAGGGTGGTGTAAAGGGGCATTAGCTTACGTGCTAATTGGTCCTTAACTAGATATACAATTTCCTCCCTCCACTTACAATTAACTGATTCCTGTCAACTATGTTCACTATGAGCGCAAGCCTGGCCTTACTGTTTTGAAGAGGGTCATCAAGAAGATTCTTCGAGTCCCCCTAATCTACTTGACTCATTTTATATAAAGGGAATTTGGTAGAGGAGAGAGCCAGGCCACCAGCAGTTTTCTCTGGTGCAAGAGATGTGGAGCTCAGTATATACAGCCACCAATACAGACAGTATGTCAATGACAAACTGTCATGGGGtaagaaggaaggtcctttcatggatcagtaactagttaaaagataggaaacaaagggtaggaataagtgatcagttttcagaacggagagaggtaaatagtagtgtcccgcagggtctgtactgggacctgtgctgctcaacatattcataaatgatctggaaaaaaggggtaaacagtgaggtggcaaaatttgcagatgatacaaaactactcaagatagttaagtccaaagctgactgcaaagagttacaaagggatctcacaaaactgggtgactgggcaacaaaatggcagatgaaattcagtgttgataaatacaaagtcaTGCACATCAGAAAACAGAATTCCaggtataaatataaaatgatggggtccaaattagccgttaccactcaagaaagagatcttggagtcattgtagatagttctctgaaaacatccgctcaacgtgcagtggcagtcaaaaatgctaacgatgttgggaatcattaggaaagggatagctagtaagaaagaaaatatcataatgcctctaaatccatggtatggccaCAGCTTGATCACTGAGTGCAGATCTGGTCgctccatcttaaaaaagatatattggaattggaaaaggttcagaaaagggcaacaaaaatgattggggtatgaggagagatgaataagactgggacttttcatcttggaaaagagacgactaaggaggaatatgatagaggtctataaaatcatgactggtgtggagaaagtaaataaggaaatgttacttactccttctcataacacaagaacggccatactgggtcagaccaaaggtccatctagcccagtatcctgtctaccaacagtggccaatgccaagtgccccagagggagtgaacttaacaggtaatgatcaagtgatctctctcctgccatccatctccaccctctgacaaacagagtctagggacactattccttacccatcatggctaatagccattaatggacttaacctccatgaatttatccagttcttttaaaccctgttatagtcctagccttcacaacctcctcaggtaaggagttccacaagttgactgtgcgctgtgtgaagaacttccttttgttttaaacctgttgcctattaatttcatttggtgacccctagttcttgtattatgggtataagtaaataacttttccttatctactttctccacatcactcataattttatatctctatcatatccccccttagtctcctcttttccaagctgaaaagtcctagtctctttaatctctcctcatatggaaccttctccaaacccctaatcattttagttgcccttctctgaaccttttctagtgccagtatatctttttttgagatgagaccacatctgtacacagtattcaagatgtgggcgtaccattgatttatataagggcaataatatattctccatcttattctctatcccctttttaatgtttcctaataccctgtttgcttttttgaccgcctctgcacactgcgtggacatcttcagagaactatccacaatgactccaagatctttttcctgatttgttgtagctaaattagcccccatcatattgtatgtatagttggggatattttttccaatgtgcattactttacatttatccacattaaatttcatttgccattttgagaactaggagtcacccaatgaaattaataggcagcaggtttaaaacaaacaaaaggaagtatttcttcacacagcacacagtcaatctgtggaactctttgccagaggatgcttgaaggccaagactgacaggattaaaaaaagaactagttaagtttatggaggatagatccatctgTGGCTATGAGCCAAGATGGGAAGGAATGcgaaaccatgctctgaagtatgcctagcctctgtttgccagaagcttggaatgacaggggatggatcacttggtgattacctgttctcttcatcccctctgaagcacctggcataggtcactgtcggaagacaggatactgggctagatggaccattggtctgacccagtatggccgttcttatgacaaGTCTCAAAGGAGCTGGGGTGGAAGGCCTCCACCTTGCCTCATGGGTTCCGTGTGCACCCTACGTGGGCCACTGCTCCCCATGTTGCGGGCTTTCTTGCTCCACTCTCCCATTCGTCTgcctctcctctcttcctcctgcaTGGATTTCACCATTTTAGCCTAGCCCTCCTTCTTAAGCCTGGTCCTCTCATTTTAGTGTGGTACTCCTCCTCTCTTATAGCAATGAATTCTCCTAAGAGATCTCATTGAAACTTTCATTATACTCTCTGAAGTGGCAGTggaggggaaggatagctcagtgatttgagcattggcctgctaaacctggggttgtgagtttcaatccttgaggaggccacttagggatctggggcaaaatcagtccttggtcctgctagtgaaggcagggagctggactcaatgacctttcagggtcccttccagttctatgagatgaatatatatatatggagatatacctttTTTAATTTTACGTCAACATaccttgtgttgacctaactttctAGCATAGACATGACCTGAGTGTTAAGCAGTTTCTATAATATTCATCCACAGTTATTCCTGAAATGCTATTAACCACAAAAGAATGAAGATTTCCACATGGAAAAAGTGGGATATTGTTTTAGTATATTTCACTTACAAATTGAGAAAAAGATCATGAGCATTCCAATCCCAGACTGTAAAGTGTAGGAGCACAGAGCTAGTAGTATGGAACCATTAGAAAAAAGTCACAGAATAGTAATTTAATTGAATTTAGTAGGTCACTGCATTAGAACTCTAGCACCAAACACTATACTAAGAAGAATAAAACCAGACACAGTTATGTGATCAGTATCTTTTGCTTGAGAGAGAAAAATTCTACTTCACCTTTATTAGGATTAAACTTTAAGGCCTTAATTCACTATACATTATTCACATTGTTACATTTTAATACAGTAGAGAGGTAATCAGCTCATTAGCTCTGAAATGGATTTAACAATATACTTTTCTATGACTTCATATAAAAATAACTGAGCTGTTACATCCTTTAATTACCAGTTAAGAAATAACAAATCTAAGACATTGTAACTGCTGCTTTTTCAAGAAAAACAAGAGCACTTCAAGCTTTGCCACCTTAGACTGTTCTTTTGTAACAATGCCCAGTAACAATTCTCCCTTCTACCAATCAGTCTGTCAATATGCTTCTGGAATCACATCCAGCTACTAAAGCACTTCCTTTTTGCGAACAGCAGCCCATGTCCGATTTGGCActggttttccttttttaagtTCACAGGTGTAAGATACTTCCTTTGCCCTGCCACAGGAGGCTATCCAGACAAATACTGTGGCTGGATTTAGAAAGAGAGACCCCATAACTTTCTGGCCATTGTTAATGATTCTAGACATGTAAGTTGAGACACTATTATATTCAAAATTCATCCTTTAGGAGAGAGATGCCAAAAATGCAGCTCGGCAGCCAAATATGACTCTGTGATTCCTAAAATGCAACTGTGGTCTTCCCTCTGCCACTTACTGCAGGATGGGGGCAAAGCTGATCAACCACAGGTTTTTATTGCtggtgaattaaaaaacaaaaagacttcTCGTAAGCAAACAGGAACAATGCACGCACAGGCAAATACTATGGTTgtgttaatttaattttgcttttaaaatttatgCACAAGTGTAGCTCTTGAACTCCTGGCAAGTTGCCAAAGCTGGTGGCAAAAAGTTTGGGCACCTTTGATTTAGGGCATTATGCCAACTGATCACCGGGAAGAGTCTAGAATGAATCTACCCATTTAGAATTGGGGAGGTACATTTTGGGAGGGGATTtgtttttctctgaagcatcaggtactgATCACTGCTGGGAGCAGGATACTGGAGTGGCTGGACGATTGGTCCAAATAATTATGGCAACTTTTATGTTCATATGCTTTCTTGTTTTCATggcttatttaatatttgtaacagCCTGAAACATTAGAAAATAAACAATGTTAAAATGCACAGTATTTAGAAAGCGGGTCTTGGCTTCTATATTTGCTCTTGCAAATACAATTCATCTTTACTTTTTAATTAGTTTTCCTCAAAGTCTCCCCAACAATTCTTCCGAGTTTCTTGTTGGGATCTATGCTCCACCTCAAGTTTTCAGACAATATACAAACTTGGAagttaacaattaaaaaaatgaacaacTATGTGGCCTGATGGACCAGTAGTAAGTACAGATAACGCCatgacacaaaataaaaacaaacggCCTCTGGAATCTGCCCTTTTTGGATAGGACTGAAGCTTCTGTCAAGTTAGACTCATTTTATGTGTATCGCAAAAAACAGCAGTAGCTCAGCACAACGATTATAGCAGCCACACAGCAGACTCTGGACATCTTTTGCTCATCTAGCGCATTGTCAGTTTTTGGTCCTTTGTCAGCCTCTAGTTTTCATAGCCCATGAGAGACTCCACATTTCTTTTTATAAGCATCAGGTCCCCTTACATTTCCCAAAGCTATACTACAGCAAAACTGGTATCTTTACGAAATGCTTTACAACATTTTACATTGCATTCTATTTGATGTTCTTTTATAGCCTATTggtttcttcctctttttcctcGGGAAAAGGGGATAAGTGTCAGATTTAATTCACAATAGAAGACTGCAGTGTCATATGTTGAAAACATGGTCAGTGGCTAACAGTTAGGAACCCCTAATTGTTCGTGTGACAAATATTCCACTGAAAAATGGAGCAACATCAAAAAACTAGAAAACAATGGTACAGTATTGTTAATCTCAGTTCTGTCAGTGCTGCAGCTGGTATTCATATGCTTTAGTTTAATCTGATAGACACGTCTTCACAGTTTCTAGGCATCAGTTTAGCAAGAAATCTGGTTCCCGATATCCAAAGAGTTTAAAGTCTCCTTCAAAGCGGGCATATAGGTGTCTTATATCTCTCTTGCTAATGCCTGAGAAATAATGCTCTACCTTTGTTTTGTTGTATACCGTTATTCCTGGTGGAATTGTGGGATATGATACCAGATGGTCTATTCCTGCTTCTTTCAAGATATATGGAGCATCATCCTCCAGGGTTTCATGGTGTCCAATCACACTATACGTTATTTCACATGGGGCACAAAGTTCCACGTATGTTACCCAATGAATTATGTGATCACCAAACTGAACATCTAGCCATCGGTGGTTAGGGTCCCCCAAATAGCGCACAAAGTCCTCAAACTGCAGCCCCCTGGTCTCTGTGCGATTCTTCCTGTATTTCCGAATAATGCCAGGAGCAATTTCATGCCTGTACCAAGGTTCAAATCGAGGATTGTGGACAAACTTGTCCTTAAATGCAGAAATAAGTCTTTCAAATGGATCTCTTACAATAAAAAACTTGAAGTATAAATTCAGTctaaaggaaaacagaaatgGAAGGGATTAAACAGATAGAAAAAGTGAACTAAGTATCAAAGAGCTACAAAACTGAGATAAAATACGACCTCTGAAACATCAAGAATATGACTTGTAAGAAATAGCCCACTTTTCACCTATCTCTGAATACCACTACCAATagcatttgaaataaaatgttttacttGTTTTAACACAAAACAGAATATACAAATGGTCACCTATTAAGCAGGGTTACTCATAGGAGACAAAATAGCTGAATCCATGTCCTCTAGGGCATGTGGTGAAGTTTCTAGGAAAAATCTTATCCAGGATTACTCTTACAGCGTACGCATTTCCAGGGACCTGATTCAAAGGCCATTAAAAGCAATGGGAatcattccactgacttcaaaccTGAGCTCAAATGAGCTTTGGGCTTTGGACCTGGCCTCAAATGAGATGTCACCTTTCTGTTATGGAACTATCCCTTCTGAAAACCAATTCTTCAAGGTGGCTTATAAAAACCCTTAGTCTTATACCcaacaaaaaactacattttcATAACCATCTAGGCACAAGTCTCCTAAGTGACCACAATCATTTTGTTCCTATCCTCCCTCTTCCTCAACCTCGGGACCCAACTGATTTCAGTAGCATTACTTATGAAGTAAGGCACTTGTTGATGTGAATAGAggtggcacaatctggcccttagattgtaagtttttcTGAGAAAGGAATCTTTGtctatcttttatttaaaataccctGAGCACTTATGGTGTTATATAAGTAACAGATGAACCAGAGAAAACCTAAGCACATCTAAGCACAGCCTGGGTTTGAGTCTCCACTCCATTTCACCAGTAACTTTGGTTTTACTCCTCTGAAGTGAACATGAGATGGTAACACCAACATCAACAGAATCAGCAGAGTTACACCAGTGGTAACACCAGTGTAACAGAAACTGAGATCTCCTTGGTTCgatctgcattttaatgtgtGATCCTCCAATTTTCCTCTCTGGTTCAGAAACCTATCTCCCTGGGAAATCACCTCTTACCGTTTTTGAATTTCAGAATCACTGAAGGAGGATAAGCGTGGAAGTCCGTTCTTCTCATGGTCATGTACTATGTTCTCTGGGATCTCTTCTATGGAAGAAAATGCTCCTAGATAAAGAAAATAGACAGAAAAGGTTACCTTtaaaagaggtggggaagggtaTTTGTCTCATAGTGGTGTTTTTATttggtttctctctcttctgtggCATTAGTAGCTATGGTTACTAGGTACAAAAGCTGTTAAATAAGGGAAGATTCAGATTGCAACACTAACGGCTTTTCAACACTCAAAAGAATACAGATTTGGAGATTTGTAACATGACAACTCCTGTCTAAACCAAACCAGTGTTCAAGTCTCTCAATAATGCATATTAAACAAGCCTTATTTGtcagccctcccctcccttcccacaacTTTCCTCCCACATAACCCAGTTGGAAAGACTCTGAAGCTTAGCTTTGCGGGAGGGATTGgcttttttggtttagtttccAGCAAACAGGAAACACTGTAAAGTGTCT
The DNA window shown above is from Trachemys scripta elegans isolate TJP31775 chromosome 1, CAS_Tse_1.0, whole genome shotgun sequence and carries:
- the CHST10 gene encoding carbohydrate sulfotransferase 10, whose translation is MHHQWLLLAACFWVIFMFMVASKFITLTFKDPDVYGVKQEPLMLTAMTKVEKIQVPEEKCLPEEFQPTGNVFSEDPMHQPLVHVKRIELLKNVCRDAALRNLSHTTISKFVLDRIFVCDKHKILFCQTPKVGNTQWKKVLIVLNGAFSSIEEIPENIVHDHEKNGLPRLSSFSDSEIQKRLNLYFKFFIVRDPFERLISAFKDKFVHNPRFEPWYRHEIAPGIIRKYRKNRTETRGLQFEDFVRYLGDPNHRWLDVQFGDHIIHWVTYVELCAPCEITYSVIGHHETLEDDAPYILKEAGIDHLVSYPTIPPGITVYNKTKVEHYFSGISKRDIRHLYARFEGDFKLFGYREPDFLLN